In the genome of Chryseobacterium oryzae, one region contains:
- the ligD gene encoding DNA ligase D, translating to MLAKAQAEAFDNKGWIFEIKWDGYRAIADLSKKEPLFYSRNGISFLSKFSKVAEDFQNQKHKMIVDGEIVAYDENGKPNFQLLQQIGDNPNLALTYQVFDLLWLNGHSTEELPLIHRKKLLREALTETDLIKYCDHIPEKGIAFFNQMRKMNLEGMIAKKSDSHYTENSRSADWLKIKFTNTEEAVICGFTEPRGSRKKFGALILGKFINEKLMYAGHTGTGFNAELLKEIHHKIEKIEVKHSPFEIAPKTNMPVTWVIPKIICEVKFSEITKDGIFRHPVFVTLREDKTIEDLKNDSLKKNHKMPKEKTIKNSENQNETQILLNRHTIKLTNQNKIYFPKDNITKGEIIEYYQSVSEYILPHLKNRPLSLNRFPNGIEESGFYQKDIGDSFPEWIKTTKVYSDSTEKYIDYAVCNNKATLAFLNNLGCIDFNPWNSSLPQLDHPDFLVLDLDPSEKNTFDEVIETALQVNEILKSIKIKGYCKTSGSTGMHVYIPMGRKYDFDQVKDFAHILMKKVHENLPKITTLERSLQKRDNKKIYLDYLQNRSGQTLASVYSIRPKEGAPVSMPLEWDELQKGLKITDFNIYNSLDRIKEKGDLFKPVLGKGIDMVNALEELENNN from the coding sequence ATGCTTGCAAAAGCACAAGCGGAAGCGTTTGATAATAAAGGCTGGATTTTCGAAATAAAATGGGACGGATATCGTGCTATTGCCGATCTCAGTAAGAAAGAACCTTTATTTTATTCACGAAACGGGATTTCATTTCTGTCAAAATTCAGTAAAGTTGCGGAAGATTTTCAAAATCAAAAACATAAAATGATTGTTGATGGCGAAATTGTTGCCTATGACGAAAATGGCAAGCCCAACTTTCAGCTCTTACAGCAAATTGGTGATAACCCCAATTTAGCTTTAACTTATCAGGTATTTGATCTGCTTTGGCTAAACGGTCATTCTACCGAAGAGCTACCTCTCATCCACCGAAAAAAACTTTTAAGAGAGGCTCTCACAGAAACTGATTTGATTAAATATTGTGATCATATTCCGGAAAAAGGAATTGCTTTTTTTAATCAGATGAGAAAGATGAATCTTGAAGGGATGATTGCCAAAAAATCTGATAGTCATTATACTGAAAACAGCCGAAGTGCCGATTGGCTGAAAATAAAATTCACCAATACCGAAGAAGCTGTAATCTGTGGTTTTACAGAGCCGAGAGGTTCAAGAAAAAAGTTTGGAGCATTGATATTAGGTAAATTTATTAATGAAAAACTGATGTATGCGGGGCACACCGGGACAGGATTTAATGCTGAGCTCCTGAAAGAAATTCATCACAAAATTGAAAAAATAGAAGTAAAACATTCACCTTTTGAAATTGCTCCGAAAACCAATATGCCGGTTACATGGGTGATTCCAAAAATAATATGTGAGGTGAAATTTTCTGAAATTACGAAAGACGGTATATTTCGCCATCCTGTTTTTGTCACACTACGAGAAGACAAAACCATTGAAGATCTCAAAAACGATTCACTAAAAAAAAATCATAAGATGCCTAAGGAAAAAACCATAAAAAACTCTGAAAATCAAAATGAGACGCAAATTTTACTTAATCGTCATACCATAAAACTTACTAATCAGAATAAAATTTATTTCCCTAAAGATAATATCACAAAAGGTGAAATTATAGAGTATTATCAGTCGGTTTCAGAATACATTCTTCCACATTTGAAAAACCGCCCGCTTTCTCTCAACCGTTTTCCCAACGGAATTGAAGAATCCGGATTTTACCAAAAAGACATTGGAGATTCTTTCCCAGAATGGATTAAAACAACAAAAGTTTATTCTGATTCTACTGAAAAGTATATTGATTATGCAGTTTGTAATAACAAAGCAACACTAGCGTTTCTGAATAATTTAGGATGTATTGATTTTAATCCGTGGAATTCTTCTTTACCTCAATTGGATCATCCTGATTTTTTGGTTTTAGATTTAGATCCTTCTGAAAAAAATACATTTGATGAAGTAATAGAAACGGCTTTACAGGTAAATGAAATTTTAAAATCTATTAAAATTAAAGGATACTGTAAAACTTCGGGAAGTACAGGAATGCATGTTTACATTCCGATGGGAAGAAAATATGATTTCGATCAGGTGAAAGATTTCGCTCATATTCTTATGAAGAAAGTACATGAAAATCTACCAAAAATTACCACTTTAGAAAGAAGTTTACAAAAACGTGACAATAAAAAAATCTATTTAGATTATCTTCAAAACCGCTCCGGGCAGACTTTGGCAAGTGTTTACAGCATTCGCCCGAAAGAAGGTGCTCCAGTTTCGATGCCTTTAGAATGGGATGAATTACAAAAAGGACTGAAAATTACAGATTTTAATATTTATAATTCGTTAGACAGAATTAAAGAAAAAGGAGATTTATTCAAACCGGTTTTGGGGAAAGGAATTGATATGGTAAATGCTTTAGAAGAATTGGAAAATAACAATTAA